The Thermoplasma acidophilum DSM 1728 genome includes a window with the following:
- a CDS encoding adenylosuccinate synthase, giving the protein MVVPNGEGDKTAAVVGLQFGDEGKGKITDYLSGSYDVVVRFNGGTNAGHTVVTDEGTFKFHLLPSGSLRTSYVVLGSGMVIDPVALIPEIEIVRKINPALKIIISRNAHVVTKMHRQIDVEEEKIRSSLMIGTTAQGIGPTYEDKYARTGIRMVDISDIDLIKEKIETMYRMHSNLLANTEFSNLAKREEMAKEIYEAGIKLTGYLDYTEVAIDRLYSQGKRILFEGAQGVFLDPDFGFYPFVTSSNTISASVYTGTGFSLRKVNRIIGVAKAYVSKVGEGPFPTEITGDLAKQLRDLGGEYGTTTGRPRRVGWLDLPMLKYAVRIDDVDEIAITKVDTLGMLDTVKVCRQYLIDGKPIDYVPRDMNTIKKIEPVYDEFEGWGAISDSISGRKISIDQLPSKLVKYIKYIEDQVGKPIGIISMGKERNRTVRIIK; this is encoded by the coding sequence ATGGTTGTACCTAATGGAGAGGGCGATAAGACTGCGGCTGTTGTGGGTCTGCAGTTTGGTGATGAGGGAAAGGGCAAGATAACCGATTATCTCAGCGGATCTTACGATGTTGTTGTTAGATTCAACGGTGGAACAAACGCTGGGCATACCGTGGTGACCGATGAAGGGACGTTCAAGTTCCATCTTCTCCCTTCAGGATCCCTGCGTACATCATATGTTGTGCTCGGCAGCGGCATGGTTATCGATCCGGTTGCGTTGATCCCTGAGATAGAGATAGTGAGAAAGATCAATCCGGCACTGAAAATTATAATCAGCAGAAACGCCCATGTTGTAACGAAGATGCACAGGCAGATCGATGTGGAAGAGGAGAAGATAAGATCGAGCCTGATGATAGGAACCACTGCACAGGGCATTGGCCCCACATACGAAGATAAGTACGCACGGACTGGGATAAGGATGGTCGACATCTCCGATATTGACCTGATCAAGGAGAAGATAGAAACCATGTACAGGATGCACTCCAACCTGTTAGCCAACACTGAATTTTCCAATCTGGCAAAGAGAGAGGAAATGGCCAAGGAGATATACGAAGCTGGCATCAAGCTCACTGGATACCTTGACTATACGGAGGTAGCGATAGACAGGCTTTATTCCCAGGGAAAAAGAATACTGTTCGAAGGCGCTCAGGGCGTGTTCCTGGATCCAGATTTTGGGTTCTATCCCTTCGTCACATCATCGAACACCATAAGCGCTTCAGTTTACACAGGAACCGGCTTCTCTCTCAGGAAGGTCAACAGGATAATAGGAGTTGCAAAGGCGTACGTATCTAAGGTTGGGGAGGGGCCATTTCCCACCGAAATAACTGGCGACCTCGCCAAGCAGCTCAGGGATCTCGGTGGCGAATACGGAACGACAACTGGTAGGCCGAGAAGGGTCGGATGGCTCGATCTGCCCATGCTGAAATACGCAGTACGCATAGATGACGTGGATGAGATAGCCATAACAAAGGTTGATACATTGGGCATGCTTGACACGGTTAAGGTTTGCAGACAGTATCTCATAGATGGGAAGCCTATAGATTATGTTCCCAGAGACATGAATACCATAAAGAAGATCGAACCCGTGTACGATGAGTTCGAGGGATGGGGTGCCATCTCAGATTCGATCAGCGGCAGGAAGATATCGATAGATCAGCTGCCATCAAAGCTGGTGAAATACATAAAGTACATTGAAGATCAGGTTGGAAAGCCCATCGGCATAATATCCATGGGGAAGGAAAGGAACAGAACTGTGAGAATAATAAAATGA
- a CDS encoding NifB/NifX family molybdenum-iron cluster-binding protein, with amino-acid sequence MAMKILIPVLEKNGETSKISPHFGRAPYLALVSVLDHRIVSIDFIAGEGPHADERSEEEKKAASSIHQKVIDMHPDVIIASRIGPRAYNDFSNAGIRIMSARGETISQLISELDI; translated from the coding sequence ATGGCAATGAAAATATTGATACCTGTTCTCGAGAAAAATGGTGAAACATCAAAGATCTCACCGCATTTTGGCCGCGCACCATACCTGGCTCTTGTTAGCGTCCTAGATCATAGAATAGTCAGCATAGACTTTATAGCGGGTGAAGGGCCGCATGCGGACGAAAGGAGCGAGGAGGAGAAAAAGGCGGCTTCATCGATACATCAGAAGGTCATTGATATGCATCCGGACGTTATCATAGCAAGTAGAATAGGACCACGGGCGTATAATGATTTCAGCAACGCAGGCATCAGGATTATGTCTGCCAGAGGCGAAACAATATCTCAATTGATATCTGAGCTTGATATCTAA
- a CDS encoding SLAC1 family transporter: MAQNTRLGLFGSEWFTIDLGTLAISLAFFHVHSVFSFPAVLEAGIVFLYIAVALFLATLGIWIARTFLMPNVIKEDWNSLNRISFTTVIPLSASVMNAAIIAYYGFNVHYEYLYLVNYFIDFTSILFLSFFLGYKLYTKSPVHTNEISYGLLIPPVAISSNVLLGSSLMRTQYFNSIIFLTVIGVGIALFLFLFIGIMTFASYIRDQKANAPSPMLVLPVGVSSIIVINILAIATAKSVFQIPMADALTVSFMLWAFELWNFVVAMMISLKRVFREPATISIWAYTFPMAIFSVSSLDLRSIIGRYGYITASNIVYYIGIGAWVILIVAWVYAVMSTAIFLSHIKMIAYPG; this comes from the coding sequence ATGGCGCAGAACACCAGATTAGGCCTCTTTGGATCAGAGTGGTTCACCATAGACCTGGGCACTCTGGCCATATCCCTTGCCTTCTTTCATGTTCATTCTGTGTTCAGCTTTCCTGCTGTATTAGAAGCTGGCATCGTCTTCCTTTACATCGCTGTTGCCCTATTCCTGGCCACTTTAGGCATATGGATAGCTCGCACTTTCCTGATGCCAAATGTGATAAAGGAAGACTGGAACAGCCTCAACAGAATCAGCTTCACAACTGTCATTCCGCTGTCCGCTTCGGTTATGAATGCAGCCATAATCGCATACTATGGTTTCAATGTCCACTATGAGTATCTTTACCTGGTCAATTATTTCATTGACTTTACGAGCATATTGTTTCTGAGTTTCTTTTTAGGCTACAAGCTATACACGAAATCACCGGTACATACGAATGAGATCTCTTATGGACTGCTGATCCCTCCTGTTGCGATTTCATCAAATGTACTTCTTGGATCATCGCTGATGCGCACGCAGTACTTCAATTCAATAATTTTCCTTACGGTAATAGGCGTAGGCATAGCGTTATTTCTCTTCCTGTTTATAGGTATCATGACTTTCGCTTCATATATCAGGGACCAGAAGGCCAATGCCCCCTCCCCCATGCTTGTTTTGCCCGTAGGAGTCTCCAGCATAATAGTGATAAACATCCTGGCAATCGCCACTGCAAAATCTGTTTTTCAGATACCTATGGCAGATGCACTAACCGTTTCATTCATGCTCTGGGCGTTCGAGCTCTGGAACTTTGTGGTAGCCATGATGATCAGCCTCAAGCGTGTTTTCAGGGAACCGGCCACCATAAGTATCTGGGCATATACTTTTCCCATGGCAATATTCTCCGTCTCATCACTCGATCTAAGATCGATCATAGGCAGATATGGATACATAACGGCTTCCAACATTGTATATTATATAGGTATTGGTGCCTGGGTCATACTTATAGTGGCATGGGTATACGCCGTAATGTCTACAGCCATATTTCTCTCCCACATAAAGATGATCGCTTATCCTGGATGA
- a CDS encoding pyridoxamine 5'-phosphate oxidase family protein, translating into MAVECIKDKVTRYPERASYSDEDLVAMLDRNFTCTVSFIDGGIPYAIPMMLASEGKTIYLHGSMKSRIYGILKTGQLIAISLLEINGIVLAKEIKNNSINYVSALIFGRPYEIDDTEKKIEVFRLLTEKLVKGRRDNSIKPSYEDLNGVFVFAVKPETFSMKARTGPPHDTSTDDIWSGVLPIQHTISEAGENAPEYVKSLYGKRIFI; encoded by the coding sequence ATGGCTGTCGAGTGTATAAAAGATAAGGTTACCAGATATCCAGAAAGGGCCTCATACAGCGATGAGGATCTTGTGGCAATGCTAGACCGAAATTTCACATGCACGGTTTCCTTCATCGATGGGGGCATCCCTTATGCCATACCCATGATGCTGGCCAGCGAAGGCAAAACCATATACCTTCATGGATCCATGAAGAGCAGGATATACGGCATACTGAAAACCGGCCAACTGATTGCGATCTCGCTCCTGGAGATAAATGGCATAGTGCTTGCAAAAGAAATCAAAAACAATTCGATAAACTATGTTTCCGCGCTCATCTTCGGCAGGCCATATGAGATCGATGACACTGAAAAGAAGATCGAGGTTTTCCGGTTGCTGACCGAAAAATTGGTGAAGGGCAGGCGGGACAATTCCATAAAGCCTTCTTATGAGGACCTGAATGGTGTCTTTGTCTTTGCGGTCAAGCCTGAAACGTTTTCGATGAAAGCAAGAACCGGGCCGCCTCACGATACATCGACTGATGATATCTGGTCTGGAGTGCTGCCCATACAGCATACAATAAGCGAAGCAGGAGAAAATGCACCGGAATATGTGAAATCTCTTTATGGCAAGAGGATCTTCATCTGA
- a CDS encoding MFS transporter has protein sequence MADHIRNVPGVMIPFLLSAFSVFSISMIVPQISSQFHVSISAVLLAIPIDFIGGALGGIVMGYIADRHGRKAVMIVSSLLFGIFTLLAAFSTSLYMIYACWFLIGFGVNAQNGISYPVLVETLRRSSGTIGGTMQSLYFLGFMLDSVLFVFLHYWRTYLIAAGLISLLFAVPASLILEETGSRRMSGRAERDPNFLRYTVAFSFIVIGAFMFSVPLMADVPSVISALRINPVYVTVLSLVGFAGFVLAGYLSDRYRRGYVAMGFTGAGVIFAIVLLLEGESHYLIAILGTVYISSGFFSFSGIWVSENYPPGSRALATNIVFFSGRIVGGFSPFIAALIDPSSLVYGIAIVCIVAGLMAFLGSAYVQASKSRKPALL, from the coding sequence ATGGCAGATCATATCCGGAACGTTCCAGGTGTGATGATCCCTTTCCTCCTCTCCGCGTTTTCGGTTTTCTCAATATCGATGATCGTACCGCAGATCTCAAGTCAGTTCCATGTATCGATATCGGCCGTGCTACTCGCTATACCAATAGATTTCATAGGTGGTGCCCTGGGTGGCATTGTGATGGGATACATAGCTGACAGGCATGGCAGAAAGGCGGTAATGATTGTTTCATCACTGCTATTCGGGATCTTCACGCTTCTGGCAGCCTTTTCAACTTCGCTGTATATGATATACGCCTGCTGGTTTCTCATAGGGTTCGGCGTTAATGCGCAGAACGGCATTTCATATCCCGTTCTTGTCGAGACCCTGAGGCGTTCGTCCGGAACGATCGGCGGTACGATGCAGAGCCTTTATTTCCTTGGCTTTATGCTCGATTCTGTTCTCTTCGTCTTTCTGCACTACTGGCGTACCTATCTGATAGCCGCAGGCCTGATATCTCTGCTGTTCGCCGTACCGGCATCATTGATATTGGAAGAAACTGGAAGCAGGCGCATGTCCGGAAGGGCGGAAAGAGATCCGAACTTCCTGCGGTACACTGTGGCGTTCTCGTTCATCGTAATAGGTGCGTTCATGTTCAGCGTTCCACTGATGGCAGACGTTCCAAGCGTGATATCGGCGCTTCGCATCAATCCGGTCTACGTTACTGTACTGTCGCTGGTCGGCTTTGCAGGCTTCGTTCTCGCTGGCTACCTCTCCGATAGATACAGGCGTGGATATGTTGCAATGGGCTTCACAGGTGCAGGTGTCATATTTGCCATCGTTCTCCTCTTGGAGGGCGAAAGCCATTATCTGATAGCTATCCTTGGCACAGTATACATATCATCCGGATTCTTCTCCTTCAGCGGCATCTGGGTAAGTGAGAATTATCCGCCAGGATCTAGGGCCCTCGCTACCAACATAGTCTTCTTCTCGGGAAGGATCGTGGGTGGATTTTCTCCGTTCATAGCGGCTTTGATAGATCCATCATCGCTGGTATACGGCATAGCGATCGTTTGCATCGTGGCAGGCCTCATGGCGTTCCTTGGATCCGCTTATGTTCAGGCTTCGAAATCACGCAAACCGGCATTATTGTGA
- a CDS encoding DUF1659 domain-containing protein, with protein sequence MNSDDFYMKWNGCLTRTSYVPKLDVNLIRRIRLDNGDLIYANMSEMVQIGSTENGKPVERTFIKFKLNVCDDVYDVAMVDVKHISDVY encoded by the coding sequence ATGAATTCGGATGACTTCTACATGAAATGGAACGGATGCCTCACAAGGACTTCATACGTTCCAAAGCTTGATGTGAATCTGATCAGGAGGATAAGGCTGGATAATGGCGATCTCATATACGCAAACATGAGCGAGATGGTGCAGATAGGTTCCACCGAAAATGGAAAACCGGTAGAGCGCACATTCATAAAGTTCAAGCTGAATGTCTGTGATGATGTTTACGATGTGGCCATGGTCGATGTGAAGCACATATCGGACGTCTACTGA
- a CDS encoding DUF309 domain-containing protein has translation MKVRCILFCDGGDLPGIQNAIIRRHSDSLELSFFIDDRKISEILNENCSYAIVLCQDCKKDFHADPDAAFRNARYLVSRERFWEAHEALEDAWRSAYGSRKDRIQALIWIVAAQVHWQMGQADTAVRMHQKAMDVISSDLEFHYPLTANEFDHLISRV, from the coding sequence GTGAAGGTTAGATGCATCCTGTTTTGCGATGGAGGCGACCTGCCAGGCATCCAGAACGCCATAATAAGGCGGCATTCGGATTCCCTTGAGCTATCATTTTTCATCGATGATCGGAAGATCAGCGAGATATTGAATGAAAACTGCAGTTACGCCATCGTACTCTGCCAGGACTGCAAGAAAGATTTTCATGCGGATCCTGATGCTGCATTCAGGAACGCCAGGTATCTAGTATCACGTGAACGCTTCTGGGAGGCGCATGAGGCTCTGGAAGATGCATGGCGCTCGGCGTACGGATCGAGAAAGGACAGGATACAGGCACTCATATGGATCGTTGCAGCGCAGGTGCACTGGCAGATGGGGCAGGCTGATACGGCCGTCCGTATGCATCAAAAGGCTATGGATGTTATCAGTTCTGATTTAGAATTCCACTATCCGCTGACGGCGAATGAGTTCGATCATCTGATCAGCCGCGTCTAG
- a CDS encoding 3'-5' exonuclease yields MIFIDTETTGLDPTKCSVISVGAVVYEDPSSRFYMEARPDPDAMIDDGALAVNGFTKEYLSSIANAMYDMLTTFTEWYASNSSDYTVAGYNIDFDISFLSQECLMNSVRMIRIDRRIDLKNLFETSDLYKGGRKRLDDLLMALGLGTERKPHNALYGALAEAEAYAMLVEKRRILPQDDIERIFTTND; encoded by the coding sequence ATGATATTCATAGACACAGAGACAACCGGACTCGATCCAACGAAGTGCAGCGTGATCAGCGTGGGTGCGGTTGTTTATGAGGACCCGTCCTCTCGTTTTTACATGGAGGCAAGGCCGGATCCGGACGCAATGATAGATGATGGTGCTCTAGCGGTCAACGGTTTCACGAAAGAATATCTATCTTCCATAGCGAACGCAATGTACGATATGTTAACTACCTTCACTGAATGGTATGCATCAAATTCTTCAGATTATACAGTTGCAGGATACAATATAGATTTCGACATATCGTTTCTCAGCCAGGAGTGCCTGATGAATTCCGTCAGGATGATAAGGATAGACAGACGCATAGATCTGAAGAATCTGTTCGAAACGTCCGATCTTTATAAAGGCGGGAGGAAAAGGCTGGACGATCTGCTGATGGCTCTAGGCCTTGGCACAGAGAGAAAGCCGCACAATGCGCTTTATGGTGCGCTTGCGGAAGCAGAAGCATATGCCATGCTGGTAGAAAAGCGCAGAATACTGCCGCAGGATGATATCGAGAGGATATTCACAACGAACGATTGA
- a CDS encoding MFS transporter codes for MHRYTFMLTISKAIRSFIFAAMAIIVPYYLSSLGLNAVETSLVIFVSLVSGAVFILLYPYVRMKLKAKMILLSALMALAFVILIITHSVYVFVAAIFIGGISLTGRDFSAYQPVEQYAISRYEQEQKAKNSAFSIYNFGSYGSAAVASLFLFLYVHYVFTYIFIVLLVLSLLQLAMYLAISFPEYNRPSAANRIPQDVRRHVSTLSALFAVDAFGGGFVTTSMLTLWFKVVYHISLGYAGFIFIIVNIVTAISILISSHISGKIGLIRTMVYTHVISNVSLILMPVIPNLIASQVFLYLRQTTSQMDVPARDSFTNTIIPPDYRVNSNSVFTTVRTIGQVSGPAIGGFLIDAMPPSLLYVAGATKIIYDISLYIKYHWFRD; via the coding sequence ATGCATAGATATACGTTTATGCTGACCATAAGCAAGGCGATAAGATCGTTCATATTCGCCGCAATGGCCATAATAGTTCCATATTATCTCTCATCGCTTGGCCTGAACGCCGTGGAAACATCTCTTGTGATCTTCGTAAGCCTGGTGTCCGGGGCCGTCTTCATACTACTATACCCCTACGTCAGGATGAAGCTGAAAGCAAAGATGATCCTACTGTCCGCCCTGATGGCCCTGGCTTTCGTGATACTCATAATTACACATAGCGTTTACGTTTTCGTGGCTGCAATATTCATAGGCGGAATATCGCTGACTGGCCGGGATTTCTCAGCGTACCAGCCGGTCGAGCAGTACGCCATAAGCAGGTATGAGCAGGAACAGAAGGCAAAGAATTCCGCTTTTTCCATCTACAATTTCGGATCGTATGGGAGCGCGGCTGTGGCATCTCTCTTCCTGTTCCTTTATGTGCATTACGTGTTCACCTACATCTTCATCGTTCTGCTCGTGTTATCGCTGCTTCAGCTTGCGATGTACCTTGCAATATCATTTCCGGAGTACAACAGGCCGTCTGCAGCGAACAGGATTCCTCAGGATGTTCGCAGGCATGTATCGACGCTCTCCGCGCTCTTCGCAGTTGACGCGTTCGGTGGAGGCTTCGTCACCACATCAATGCTCACGTTGTGGTTCAAGGTCGTTTATCACATATCGCTTGGATACGCAGGTTTCATTTTCATTATTGTAAATATCGTGACTGCGATATCGATACTCATATCTTCTCACATCTCCGGCAAAATAGGCCTCATACGAACGATGGTCTATACGCACGTGATAAGCAACGTATCCCTGATACTCATGCCGGTGATACCGAACCTGATAGCCAGCCAGGTGTTTCTGTATCTGCGGCAGACAACCAGCCAGATGGACGTTCCTGCAAGGGACAGCTTCACGAACACGATCATACCTCCGGACTACAGGGTAAACAGCAACTCGGTATTCACAACTGTACGCACGATCGGCCAGGTTTCCGGGCCTGCTATTGGCGGTTTCCTGATAGATGCCATGCCTCCTTCGCTTCTGTATGTCGCGGGCGCGACAAAGATAATCTACGATATATCGCTTTATATCAAATACCACTGGTTCAGGGATTGA
- a CDS encoding APC family permease — MNNHRYSSLKRNAIGFKENMFQGVAGSAPAGAAVATLTGAAAYALGSLPLAAFIAFLVVFLNAFIISRLSTRIAGAGGYYYYVRDGLGNRPARFTGFLYIFYQIMALAFISLSVGVFVPAVLGAVFGIAIPGYLMYLLIVAVLAAGFLISYSGVRESTRYTMYMAIAEMAIVAGMGVIILVMKPSINTISVFTPKFAYGGFSGVGIGVLLMYTAFSGFGASTPLGEESMDAEKTISRSVLFTVVVLGAFFVFASYYFTVAWGPANMASYANPNNLAPGITMIRNYLGTGAAILITALFINSLLTGTVVVTNSTSRVMMAMARDGIINESFSGVSRRKTPHISAAFVSAGSAIIAIVSAAVLGGFGAFIMTATAATLGVLLVHALINISLPASDMHLHRSFYGSMILSVVSVAVLGFIFYSTFMSISLPVIVGSLAFAIFSVSALVYSLKNRTSEVHSEMAVES; from the coding sequence GTGAACAATCATAGATATTCATCCCTTAAAAGAAATGCCATAGGATTCAAAGAGAACATGTTTCAGGGGGTTGCTGGATCTGCCCCAGCCGGTGCTGCAGTTGCTACACTCACTGGCGCGGCGGCCTACGCCCTTGGTTCCCTCCCACTTGCAGCATTCATCGCCTTTCTCGTGGTCTTCCTGAATGCCTTCATAATCAGCAGACTCTCAACGAGGATAGCTGGTGCAGGCGGCTATTATTACTACGTGAGGGACGGGTTAGGTAACCGTCCAGCAAGGTTCACCGGTTTCCTGTACATATTCTACCAGATAATGGCCCTAGCATTCATATCGCTTAGCGTCGGTGTCTTCGTGCCGGCAGTTCTCGGTGCAGTCTTCGGAATAGCCATACCGGGATACCTTATGTATCTGCTGATAGTTGCTGTTTTGGCCGCTGGCTTCCTAATATCATACAGCGGCGTGCGTGAATCGACAAGGTACACCATGTACATGGCGATAGCGGAGATGGCAATCGTAGCCGGCATGGGCGTCATCATACTTGTGATGAAGCCCTCCATAAACACGATCTCTGTCTTCACGCCGAAATTCGCCTATGGTGGCTTTTCCGGCGTCGGAATAGGAGTTCTTCTAATGTACACCGCATTCTCCGGATTCGGTGCTTCAACCCCACTTGGCGAGGAGTCTATGGATGCGGAAAAGACCATATCAAGATCTGTTCTCTTCACGGTCGTCGTGCTAGGCGCTTTTTTTGTCTTTGCATCCTACTACTTCACTGTTGCATGGGGCCCTGCTAACATGGCGAGCTATGCAAACCCAAATAACCTTGCACCTGGCATAACCATGATAAGAAACTATCTGGGCACCGGGGCCGCGATACTGATAACCGCCCTATTCATCAACAGCCTGCTTACAGGGACAGTGGTGGTGACAAACAGCACCTCCAGGGTCATGATGGCAATGGCAAGGGATGGCATAATTAATGAGAGTTTCAGCGGCGTTAGCAGGAGAAAGACGCCCCATATTTCAGCCGCATTCGTATCAGCCGGATCTGCTATCATAGCCATCGTATCAGCTGCTGTGCTAGGAGGGTTTGGAGCATTCATAATGACTGCAACCGCAGCTACACTCGGCGTTCTGCTTGTCCACGCACTCATAAATATTTCCCTTCCAGCATCGGATATGCATCTTCACAGATCATTCTATGGAAGCATGATCCTGTCTGTGGTATCGGTAGCTGTTCTTGGCTTCATATTCTACAGCACGTTCATGTCCATAAGCCTTCCAGTCATAGTCGGATCGCTCGCATTCGCAATATTCTCTGTATCGGCGCTAGTTTATTCGCTTAAAAACAGAACAAGCGAGGTACATTCTGAGATGGCAGTAGAATCATAA
- a CDS encoding MFS transporter: protein MTENNGGLDAINEAINTSHGSFHLKTVLISGLGFFTDAYDLFIIGVVVSLLSLAGWTTVDTFYKGLISSTALISAVIGAIIFGRLLDYLGRKRVYGLELAILIVGALGSAFLTPYNNVIALIAWRFILGIGIGGDYATSSTIIAEYSNTKSRGKLIGSVFSMQSFGLVAGPLVALAFMLHGIPPAITWKALLAIGAIPAAIVIYFRLKMPEPPRYTAAAKGDVHKAAKDLKEYTGIHVEVSSKDKYVVKAKWTALFKDRTFLLTLIGTMGAWFMMDWALYGNSIMSSTILSALVPSTIKGLPALIRSTEYTLLIFAGAAFPGYWIATSVLDKIGRKTIQLIGFAVMALSYALIAIGYHSIIGNISMFLALYGLSYFFIEFGPNVTTFVYPPEVFPVTTRGLGTGMSAAGGKIGAFIGTFADAIILGTDASAHLPFLFSLLAVFAVIGFALTLVLLPETKGRNLEDTSGEKRYTVKA, encoded by the coding sequence ATGACAGAAAACAACGGAGGTCTGGACGCTATAAATGAGGCTATCAACACGTCTCATGGTAGTTTCCATCTGAAGACCGTTCTTATATCCGGATTGGGCTTCTTTACGGATGCCTACGATCTATTCATAATCGGTGTGGTCGTTTCTCTGCTTTCGCTGGCAGGCTGGACGACCGTGGACACTTTCTACAAGGGTCTCATAAGCTCAACTGCGCTAATATCTGCAGTCATAGGAGCCATAATCTTCGGCAGGCTCCTCGATTACCTGGGCAGGAAGAGAGTCTACGGGCTTGAGCTGGCGATCCTTATAGTCGGTGCCTTGGGCAGCGCTTTCCTGACGCCTTACAACAACGTTATAGCCTTAATAGCGTGGAGGTTCATCCTGGGTATAGGTATCGGCGGCGATTACGCCACTAGCTCAACCATAATAGCAGAGTATTCGAATACCAAGAGCAGGGGCAAGCTCATAGGCAGTGTATTCTCAATGCAGAGCTTTGGACTGGTTGCAGGCCCATTGGTAGCGCTTGCGTTCATGCTTCACGGTATTCCGCCGGCAATAACCTGGAAGGCCCTGCTGGCCATAGGGGCCATACCGGCAGCAATCGTGATATACTTCAGGCTGAAGATGCCCGAGCCGCCTAGATACACGGCAGCAGCAAAGGGAGACGTACACAAGGCTGCAAAGGATCTCAAGGAGTACACCGGAATACATGTTGAAGTATCATCCAAGGATAAATACGTTGTGAAGGCCAAATGGACCGCACTTTTCAAGGACAGGACTTTTCTCCTTACGCTGATCGGTACCATGGGTGCCTGGTTCATGATGGACTGGGCGCTGTACGGCAACTCGATAATGTCATCGACGATACTTTCCGCACTTGTACCATCCACGATTAAAGGCCTTCCAGCTCTGATAAGATCCACAGAATACACCCTGTTGATATTTGCTGGTGCAGCATTCCCTGGCTACTGGATAGCAACTTCAGTGCTGGATAAGATAGGCAGGAAGACCATACAGCTCATTGGATTCGCAGTTATGGCACTTTCGTATGCACTAATTGCGATAGGCTACCACTCGATAATAGGCAACATAAGCATGTTCCTGGCGCTGTACGGGCTCAGCTATTTCTTCATAGAGTTCGGGCCAAACGTCACCACGTTCGTGTATCCGCCCGAGGTGTTTCCGGTCACAACAAGGGGGCTTGGAACAGGTATGTCGGCGGCAGGAGGCAAGATAGGCGCATTCATCGGTACCTTTGCCGATGCGATAATACTCGGCACAGATGCGTCTGCGCATCTACCATTCCTGTTCTCGCTCCTCGCCGTATTCGCAGTTATAGGTTTCGCACTGACGCTGGTATTGCTTCCTGAGACAAAGGGAAGGAATCTTGAGGACACGTCAGGTGAGAAGAGGTATACGGTAAAGGCCTGA